The Kosakonia sacchari SP1 genome includes a window with the following:
- the citE gene encoding citrate (pro-3S)-lyase subunit beta: MKKLRRSMLFLPGANAAMLSTAFIYRPDSIMFDLEDAVALREKDTARLLVFHALQHPMYQDMETVVRINPLNTPFGLPDLEAVVRAGVDVVRLPKTDTPEDIYELERHLERIELACGREVGSTRVMAAIESAVGVINAVAIARSSQRLIGIALAAFDYVMDMQTERGDGTELFYARCAVLHAARAAGIDAFDVVWSDVNDEAGFLREVDLVRKMGFNGKSLINPRQIDLLHNAYAPTQQEVDHAKVVIEAAEEGERNGLGVVSLNGKMIDAPIINHAQMVLERAAASGVRR, encoded by the coding sequence GTGAAAAAACTACGTCGTAGCATGCTGTTCCTGCCAGGCGCTAACGCTGCCATGCTCTCCACCGCCTTTATCTACCGCCCTGATTCGATCATGTTCGACCTAGAAGACGCGGTAGCGCTGCGCGAAAAAGACACCGCGCGCCTGCTGGTGTTCCACGCGCTACAGCACCCGATGTATCAGGATATGGAAACCGTGGTGCGTATTAACCCACTGAACACGCCGTTTGGCCTGCCAGATCTGGAAGCAGTGGTTCGTGCTGGTGTTGATGTGGTGCGTTTACCGAAAACGGATACGCCGGAAGATATCTACGAGCTGGAACGCCACCTGGAGCGCATCGAACTGGCCTGCGGTCGCGAAGTGGGATCGACCCGCGTAATGGCGGCGATTGAGTCGGCAGTTGGCGTCATTAACGCCGTTGCGATTGCGCGCAGCTCGCAGCGCTTAATTGGCATCGCGCTGGCCGCATTTGACTACGTAATGGATATGCAAACCGAACGTGGCGACGGCACCGAGCTGTTCTACGCGCGCTGCGCTGTGCTGCACGCCGCGCGTGCCGCTGGAATTGATGCGTTCGACGTGGTGTGGTCAGACGTCAATGATGAAGCCGGTTTCCTGCGCGAAGTCGACCTGGTGCGCAAAATGGGTTTCAACGGCAAGTCACTGATCAACCCGCGTCAAATCGATCTGCTGCATAACGCCTATGCGCCAACTCAGCAGGAAGTGGATCACGCGAAAGTGGTTATCGAAGCGGCGGAAGAGGGCGAGCGCAACGGCCTGGGCGTGGTTTCGCTGAACGGCAAAATGATTGACGCCCCGATTATTAATCATGCGCAGATGGTGCTGGAACGTGCAGCTGCGTCCGGCGTGCGTCGTTAA